A portion of the Vespula vulgaris chromosome 24, iyVesVulg1.1, whole genome shotgun sequence genome contains these proteins:
- the LOC127071991 gene encoding autophagy-related protein 13 homolog isoform X2, with product MSTLKLSMQDKKDLDKFTKFLALKAAQIIVQSRSGEKVCTKCKPNSSGTDWFNLAIQDLPDVLAEAKRALCGEIVNSTIPLCIEISLRTVEGDTMVLETWSLGVLPEHSDPTVRVTYTVYNRMGILLKSLLSVSRITPAYKLSRRQGPDSYVICYRIYMGEPQLHTLGDNYKHVRVGQLCTPVGTIHLSVSYRTKMTISPTHTGRDSIMLKSDHFHSDLSPRHARYQQSEENSKSLSDTIKVGAFVISKPPMVNEGDLVIPDVPFSSLLTPRQTSPPPGSLADTINTKNVTAGVATDSNNGNNERLSNDNATSKSNSQNESRRSSCSMTSANDDFIMKTPFAITNTNSDLGAFYRECQSAPQLQAFMEERTLAEQVGDLTKQLETFETNMQHYEDILSSLCQTENNN from the exons ATGTCAACATTGAAATTAAGTATGCAGGATAAGAAAGACTTGGATAAATTTACCAAATTTCTGGCGTTAAAGGCTGCTCAAATCATAGTACAGTCCAGGTCAGGAGAGAAAGTATGTACGAAGTGCAAACCAAATTCATCGGGTACGGATTGG TTCAACTTGGCGATTCAAGATCTGCCAGACGTCTTAGCGGAGGCTAAGAGAGCGCTGTGTGGCGAGATAGTAAATTCCACGATACCACTTTGTATAGAGATCTCCTTGAGAACCGTAGAAGGCGATACGATGGTTTTAGAAACGTGGAGTTTGGGCGTTTTACCGGAACACAGTGATCCTACAGTAAGAGTAACGTATACGGTTTACAACAGGATGGGTATTTTACTAAAGTCGTTGCTCTCGGTCTCGAGGATTACTCCGGCTTACAAATTAAGTCGTAGGCAAGGACCGGACTCTTACGTTATCTGCTACAGAATTTATATGGGGGAGCCTCAACTGCATACTTTAG GAGACAACTACAAGCACGTAAGAGTAGGACAACTCTGCACCCCAGTCGGTACCATTCATTTGTCGGTGTCGTACAGGACCAAAATGACCATTTCTCCTACCCATACGGGACGAGATTCGATCATGCTCAAGAGCGATCACTTTCATTCGGATCTAAGTCCACGTCATGCCCGTTATCAGCAAAG CGAAGAAAATTCCAAATCTTTGAGCGACACCATAAAAGTAGGAGCGTTCGTCATCAGTAAGCCCCCGATGGTTAATGAGGGAGATTTGGTAATACCGGACGTACCGTTCAGCTCTTTGCTGACTCCTCGACAAACGTCGCCGCCTCCAGGTTCTCTCGCCGATACTATAAATACGAAAAACGTGACAGCAGGCGTTGCCACGGACAGTAACAACGGTAACAATGAAAGACTGTCGAACGATAACGCAACGTCAAAGTCTAATTCTCAGAACGAGTCTAGAAGAAGTAGTTGTTCTATGACCAGCGCCAATGACGATTTCATTATG aaaacACCTTTCGCAATTACCAATACTAATAGCGATTTGGGAGCTTTTTATCGAGAATGTCAAAGCGCGCCTCAGCTTCAAGCATTTATGGAGGAGAGAACATTGGCGGAACAAGTGGGAGATCTTACTAAGCAATTGGAAACGTTTGAAACGAATATGCAGCATTACGAAGACATTCTATCGTCGCTTTGTCAAACggaaaacaataattaa
- the LOC127071977 gene encoding proton-coupled amino acid transporter-like protein pathetic isoform X1 → MGNADSVHDVEMSSLSVASSNDRSRIRRTPMRPMIAEYDPKKHGVKTELSDMIVLKYKCEKNEVPITVTNGSTLPLVERPNDEEAALYDPFEHRKLAHPTSDLDTLIHLLKGSLGTGILAMPLAFRNAGLVFGLFATFFIGAICTYCVHILVKCAHDLCRRTRTPSLGFADVAEAAFLVGPEGVQKYARLAKATINCFLVIDLIGCCCVYIVFIATNLEEVVTYYTQMGQDWEAVNRLRLYMAALLPFLIVFSLVRNLKYLAPFSMLANVLIATGMGITFYYIFTDLPTISDVPNFSSWSQLPLFFGTAIFALEGIGVVMPLENNMKTPTHFIGCPGVLNTGMFCVVLLYSTVGFFGYWKYGEKTEASITLNPPQDEILAQSAKIMIAVAIFFTYGLQFYVPMEIIWKNIRQYFGSRKIVAEYSLRIFLVVFTVSVAIALPSLGPFISLVGAVCLSTLGMMFPSVIELVTVWEQDNGLGKYKWRLWKNIAIISFGVLGFLTGSYVSIKEIIEQK, encoded by the exons ATGGGAAATGCGGATAGCGTTCACGACGTGGAGATGAGCTCTCTCTCCGTGGCATCGAGCAACGATCGATCCCGAATTAGG AGGACGCCCATGCGCCCGATGATAGCGGAATACGACCCAAAGAAGCACGGTGTGAAAACAGAACTGTCAGACATGATTGTCCTCAA ATACAAGTGCGAGAAAAACGAGGTACCGATCACCGTGACCAACGGATCGACCTTGCCTCTCGTGGAACGTCCCAACGACGAAGAAGCAGCGCTTTATGATCCGTTCGAGCATCGAAAATTGGCTCATCCTACCTCGGACTTGGATACGCTGATACATCTGCTCAAGGGAAGTCTCGGTACTGGCATACTGGCTATGCCATTGGCCTTTCGAAATGCTGGCCTCGTTTTCGGTCTTTTCGCGACTTTCTTCATCGGCGCCATTTGCACCTATTGCGTACATATTTTGGTGAAATGCGCCCACGACCTTTGCAGAAGGACACGGACTCCGAGTTTGGGATTCGCCGATGTTGCCGAGGCGGCCTTCCTCGTTGGTCCGGAAGGCGTACAAAAGTACGCTCGGCTGGCCAA GGCCACCATCAATTGTTTCCTCGTTATCGATCTGATCGGTTGCTGCTGCGTATACATCGTCTTTATCGCGACGAATCTCGAAGAGGTGGTAACGTATTACACGCAAATGGGCCAGGATTGGGAAGCGGTCAACCGTTTGAGACTGTACATGGCCGCTCTCTTGCCATTCCTCATCGTCTTTTCCCTCGTGAGAAATCTCAAGTACCTGGCTCCGTTCTCCATGCTCGCCAACGTATTGATAGCTACCGGAATGGGCATAACtttctattacatatttaCCGATCTACCGACCATCAGTGACGTGCCGAACTTTTCCAGCTGGAGTCAACTTCCCCTGTTTTTCGGTACGGCGATCTTCGCTCTCGAGGGCATCGGCGTC GTAATGCCTTTGGAAAACAACATGAAAACGCCGACCCACTTCATCGGTTGTCCCGGAGTCTTAAATACCGGAATGTTCTGCGTTGTCTTACTTTACAGCACCGTCGGTTTCTTCGGATATTGGAAGTACGGCGAGAAAACGGAGGCTTCGATCACTCTGAACCCGCCACAGGACGAGATCCTCGCGCAATCGGCGAAGATCATGATCGCCGTTGCGATATTCTTCACTTACGGCTTGCAATTCTACGTACCGATGGAAATCATTTGGAAAAATATCAGGCAGTACTTCGGCTCGAGAAAGATCGTAGCCGAGTATTCGCTTCGAATATTTTTGGTTGTGTTCACGGTCTCGGTCGCTATCGCTTTGCCGTCCCTCGGTCCGTTCATCTCGTTGGTAGGCGCGGTTTGTCTATCGACTCTCGGCATGATGTTCCCGTCGGTCATCGAACTGGTAACGGTTTGGGAACAAGACAACGGTCTTGGAAAGTACAAGTGGAGACTTTGGAAGAATATCGCGATCATTTCGTTCGGCGTGCTCGGCTTTTTAACGGGCTCTTACGTCAGTATCAAGGAGATCATCGAGCAAAAGTGA
- the LOC127071977 gene encoding proton-coupled amino acid transporter-like protein pathetic isoform X3, translating to MRPMIAEYDPKKHGVKTELSDMIVLKYKCEKNEVPITVTNGSTLPLVERPNDEEAALYDPFEHRKLAHPTSDLDTLIHLLKGSLGTGILAMPLAFRNAGLVFGLFATFFIGAICTYCVHILVKCAHDLCRRTRTPSLGFADVAEAAFLVGPEGVQKYARLAKATINCFLVIDLIGCCCVYIVFIATNLEEVVTYYTQMGQDWEAVNRLRLYMAALLPFLIVFSLVRNLKYLAPFSMLANVLIATGMGITFYYIFTDLPTISDVPNFSSWSQLPLFFGTAIFALEGIGVVMPLENNMKTPTHFIGCPGVLNTGMFCVVLLYSTVGFFGYWKYGEKTEASITLNPPQDEILAQSAKIMIAVAIFFTYGLQFYVPMEIIWKNIRQYFGSRKIVAEYSLRIFLVVFTVSVAIALPSLGPFISLVGAVCLSTLGMMFPSVIELVTVWEQDNGLGKYKWRLWKNIAIISFGVLGFLTGSYVSIKEIIEQK from the exons ATGCGCCCGATGATAGCGGAATACGACCCAAAGAAGCACGGTGTGAAAACAGAACTGTCAGACATGATTGTCCTCAA ATACAAGTGCGAGAAAAACGAGGTACCGATCACCGTGACCAACGGATCGACCTTGCCTCTCGTGGAACGTCCCAACGACGAAGAAGCAGCGCTTTATGATCCGTTCGAGCATCGAAAATTGGCTCATCCTACCTCGGACTTGGATACGCTGATACATCTGCTCAAGGGAAGTCTCGGTACTGGCATACTGGCTATGCCATTGGCCTTTCGAAATGCTGGCCTCGTTTTCGGTCTTTTCGCGACTTTCTTCATCGGCGCCATTTGCACCTATTGCGTACATATTTTGGTGAAATGCGCCCACGACCTTTGCAGAAGGACACGGACTCCGAGTTTGGGATTCGCCGATGTTGCCGAGGCGGCCTTCCTCGTTGGTCCGGAAGGCGTACAAAAGTACGCTCGGCTGGCCAA GGCCACCATCAATTGTTTCCTCGTTATCGATCTGATCGGTTGCTGCTGCGTATACATCGTCTTTATCGCGACGAATCTCGAAGAGGTGGTAACGTATTACACGCAAATGGGCCAGGATTGGGAAGCGGTCAACCGTTTGAGACTGTACATGGCCGCTCTCTTGCCATTCCTCATCGTCTTTTCCCTCGTGAGAAATCTCAAGTACCTGGCTCCGTTCTCCATGCTCGCCAACGTATTGATAGCTACCGGAATGGGCATAACtttctattacatatttaCCGATCTACCGACCATCAGTGACGTGCCGAACTTTTCCAGCTGGAGTCAACTTCCCCTGTTTTTCGGTACGGCGATCTTCGCTCTCGAGGGCATCGGCGTC GTAATGCCTTTGGAAAACAACATGAAAACGCCGACCCACTTCATCGGTTGTCCCGGAGTCTTAAATACCGGAATGTTCTGCGTTGTCTTACTTTACAGCACCGTCGGTTTCTTCGGATATTGGAAGTACGGCGAGAAAACGGAGGCTTCGATCACTCTGAACCCGCCACAGGACGAGATCCTCGCGCAATCGGCGAAGATCATGATCGCCGTTGCGATATTCTTCACTTACGGCTTGCAATTCTACGTACCGATGGAAATCATTTGGAAAAATATCAGGCAGTACTTCGGCTCGAGAAAGATCGTAGCCGAGTATTCGCTTCGAATATTTTTGGTTGTGTTCACGGTCTCGGTCGCTATCGCTTTGCCGTCCCTCGGTCCGTTCATCTCGTTGGTAGGCGCGGTTTGTCTATCGACTCTCGGCATGATGTTCCCGTCGGTCATCGAACTGGTAACGGTTTGGGAACAAGACAACGGTCTTGGAAAGTACAAGTGGAGACTTTGGAAGAATATCGCGATCATTTCGTTCGGCGTGCTCGGCTTTTTAACGGGCTCTTACGTCAGTATCAAGGAGATCATCGAGCAAAAGTGA
- the LOC127071991 gene encoding autophagy-related protein 13 isoform X3 → MYEVQTKFIGYGLEISLRTVEGDTMVLETWSLGVLPEHSDPTVRVTYTVYNRMGILLKSLLSVSRITPAYKLSRRQGPDSYVICYRIYMGEPQLHTLGDNYKHVRVGQLCTPVGTIHLSVSYRTKMTISPTHTGRDSIMLKSDHFHSDLSPRHARYQQSEENSKSLSDTIKVGAFVISKPPMVNEGDLVIPDVPFSSLLTPRQTSPPPGSLADTINTKNVTAGVATDSNNGNNERLSNDNATSKSNSQNESRRSSCSMTSANDDFIMVDLKTPFAITNTNSDLGAFYRECQSAPQLQAFMEERTLAEQVGDLTKQLETFETNMQHYEDILSSLCQTENNN, encoded by the exons ATGTACGAAGTGCAAACCAAATTCATCGGGTACGGATTGG AGATCTCCTTGAGAACCGTAGAAGGCGATACGATGGTTTTAGAAACGTGGAGTTTGGGCGTTTTACCGGAACACAGTGATCCTACAGTAAGAGTAACGTATACGGTTTACAACAGGATGGGTATTTTACTAAAGTCGTTGCTCTCGGTCTCGAGGATTACTCCGGCTTACAAATTAAGTCGTAGGCAAGGACCGGACTCTTACGTTATCTGCTACAGAATTTATATGGGGGAGCCTCAACTGCATACTTTAG GAGACAACTACAAGCACGTAAGAGTAGGACAACTCTGCACCCCAGTCGGTACCATTCATTTGTCGGTGTCGTACAGGACCAAAATGACCATTTCTCCTACCCATACGGGACGAGATTCGATCATGCTCAAGAGCGATCACTTTCATTCGGATCTAAGTCCACGTCATGCCCGTTATCAGCAAAG CGAAGAAAATTCCAAATCTTTGAGCGACACCATAAAAGTAGGAGCGTTCGTCATCAGTAAGCCCCCGATGGTTAATGAGGGAGATTTGGTAATACCGGACGTACCGTTCAGCTCTTTGCTGACTCCTCGACAAACGTCGCCGCCTCCAGGTTCTCTCGCCGATACTATAAATACGAAAAACGTGACAGCAGGCGTTGCCACGGACAGTAACAACGGTAACAATGAAAGACTGTCGAACGATAACGCAACGTCAAAGTCTAATTCTCAGAACGAGTCTAGAAGAAGTAGTTGTTCTATGACCAGCGCCAATGACGATTTCATTATGGTAGATTTG aaaacACCTTTCGCAATTACCAATACTAATAGCGATTTGGGAGCTTTTTATCGAGAATGTCAAAGCGCGCCTCAGCTTCAAGCATTTATGGAGGAGAGAACATTGGCGGAACAAGTGGGAGATCTTACTAAGCAATTGGAAACGTTTGAAACGAATATGCAGCATTACGAAGACATTCTATCGTCGCTTTGTCAAACggaaaacaataattaa
- the LOC127071991 gene encoding autophagy-related protein 13 isoform X1 has protein sequence MSTLKLSMQDKKDLDKFTKFLALKAAQIIVQSRSGEKVCTKCKPNSSGTDWFNLAIQDLPDVLAEAKRALCGEIVNSTIPLCIEISLRTVEGDTMVLETWSLGVLPEHSDPTVRVTYTVYNRMGILLKSLLSVSRITPAYKLSRRQGPDSYVICYRIYMGEPQLHTLGDNYKHVRVGQLCTPVGTIHLSVSYRTKMTISPTHTGRDSIMLKSDHFHSDLSPRHARYQQSEENSKSLSDTIKVGAFVISKPPMVNEGDLVIPDVPFSSLLTPRQTSPPPGSLADTINTKNVTAGVATDSNNGNNERLSNDNATSKSNSQNESRRSSCSMTSANDDFIMVDLKTPFAITNTNSDLGAFYRECQSAPQLQAFMEERTLAEQVGDLTKQLETFETNMQHYEDILSSLCQTENNN, from the exons ATGTCAACATTGAAATTAAGTATGCAGGATAAGAAAGACTTGGATAAATTTACCAAATTTCTGGCGTTAAAGGCTGCTCAAATCATAGTACAGTCCAGGTCAGGAGAGAAAGTATGTACGAAGTGCAAACCAAATTCATCGGGTACGGATTGG TTCAACTTGGCGATTCAAGATCTGCCAGACGTCTTAGCGGAGGCTAAGAGAGCGCTGTGTGGCGAGATAGTAAATTCCACGATACCACTTTGTATAGAGATCTCCTTGAGAACCGTAGAAGGCGATACGATGGTTTTAGAAACGTGGAGTTTGGGCGTTTTACCGGAACACAGTGATCCTACAGTAAGAGTAACGTATACGGTTTACAACAGGATGGGTATTTTACTAAAGTCGTTGCTCTCGGTCTCGAGGATTACTCCGGCTTACAAATTAAGTCGTAGGCAAGGACCGGACTCTTACGTTATCTGCTACAGAATTTATATGGGGGAGCCTCAACTGCATACTTTAG GAGACAACTACAAGCACGTAAGAGTAGGACAACTCTGCACCCCAGTCGGTACCATTCATTTGTCGGTGTCGTACAGGACCAAAATGACCATTTCTCCTACCCATACGGGACGAGATTCGATCATGCTCAAGAGCGATCACTTTCATTCGGATCTAAGTCCACGTCATGCCCGTTATCAGCAAAG CGAAGAAAATTCCAAATCTTTGAGCGACACCATAAAAGTAGGAGCGTTCGTCATCAGTAAGCCCCCGATGGTTAATGAGGGAGATTTGGTAATACCGGACGTACCGTTCAGCTCTTTGCTGACTCCTCGACAAACGTCGCCGCCTCCAGGTTCTCTCGCCGATACTATAAATACGAAAAACGTGACAGCAGGCGTTGCCACGGACAGTAACAACGGTAACAATGAAAGACTGTCGAACGATAACGCAACGTCAAAGTCTAATTCTCAGAACGAGTCTAGAAGAAGTAGTTGTTCTATGACCAGCGCCAATGACGATTTCATTATGGTAGATTTG aaaacACCTTTCGCAATTACCAATACTAATAGCGATTTGGGAGCTTTTTATCGAGAATGTCAAAGCGCGCCTCAGCTTCAAGCATTTATGGAGGAGAGAACATTGGCGGAACAAGTGGGAGATCTTACTAAGCAATTGGAAACGTTTGAAACGAATATGCAGCATTACGAAGACATTCTATCGTCGCTTTGTCAAACggaaaacaataattaa
- the LOC127071977 gene encoding proton-coupled amino acid transporter-like protein pathetic isoform X2 translates to MSHKIQRQGAPPVHGGKFQRTPMRPMIAEYDPKKHGVKTELSDMIVLKYKCEKNEVPITVTNGSTLPLVERPNDEEAALYDPFEHRKLAHPTSDLDTLIHLLKGSLGTGILAMPLAFRNAGLVFGLFATFFIGAICTYCVHILVKCAHDLCRRTRTPSLGFADVAEAAFLVGPEGVQKYARLAKATINCFLVIDLIGCCCVYIVFIATNLEEVVTYYTQMGQDWEAVNRLRLYMAALLPFLIVFSLVRNLKYLAPFSMLANVLIATGMGITFYYIFTDLPTISDVPNFSSWSQLPLFFGTAIFALEGIGVVMPLENNMKTPTHFIGCPGVLNTGMFCVVLLYSTVGFFGYWKYGEKTEASITLNPPQDEILAQSAKIMIAVAIFFTYGLQFYVPMEIIWKNIRQYFGSRKIVAEYSLRIFLVVFTVSVAIALPSLGPFISLVGAVCLSTLGMMFPSVIELVTVWEQDNGLGKYKWRLWKNIAIISFGVLGFLTGSYVSIKEIIEQK, encoded by the exons ATGTCGCACAAGATACAAAGACAAGGCGCACCACCTGTACACGGGGGCAAATTTCAG AGGACGCCCATGCGCCCGATGATAGCGGAATACGACCCAAAGAAGCACGGTGTGAAAACAGAACTGTCAGACATGATTGTCCTCAA ATACAAGTGCGAGAAAAACGAGGTACCGATCACCGTGACCAACGGATCGACCTTGCCTCTCGTGGAACGTCCCAACGACGAAGAAGCAGCGCTTTATGATCCGTTCGAGCATCGAAAATTGGCTCATCCTACCTCGGACTTGGATACGCTGATACATCTGCTCAAGGGAAGTCTCGGTACTGGCATACTGGCTATGCCATTGGCCTTTCGAAATGCTGGCCTCGTTTTCGGTCTTTTCGCGACTTTCTTCATCGGCGCCATTTGCACCTATTGCGTACATATTTTGGTGAAATGCGCCCACGACCTTTGCAGAAGGACACGGACTCCGAGTTTGGGATTCGCCGATGTTGCCGAGGCGGCCTTCCTCGTTGGTCCGGAAGGCGTACAAAAGTACGCTCGGCTGGCCAA GGCCACCATCAATTGTTTCCTCGTTATCGATCTGATCGGTTGCTGCTGCGTATACATCGTCTTTATCGCGACGAATCTCGAAGAGGTGGTAACGTATTACACGCAAATGGGCCAGGATTGGGAAGCGGTCAACCGTTTGAGACTGTACATGGCCGCTCTCTTGCCATTCCTCATCGTCTTTTCCCTCGTGAGAAATCTCAAGTACCTGGCTCCGTTCTCCATGCTCGCCAACGTATTGATAGCTACCGGAATGGGCATAACtttctattacatatttaCCGATCTACCGACCATCAGTGACGTGCCGAACTTTTCCAGCTGGAGTCAACTTCCCCTGTTTTTCGGTACGGCGATCTTCGCTCTCGAGGGCATCGGCGTC GTAATGCCTTTGGAAAACAACATGAAAACGCCGACCCACTTCATCGGTTGTCCCGGAGTCTTAAATACCGGAATGTTCTGCGTTGTCTTACTTTACAGCACCGTCGGTTTCTTCGGATATTGGAAGTACGGCGAGAAAACGGAGGCTTCGATCACTCTGAACCCGCCACAGGACGAGATCCTCGCGCAATCGGCGAAGATCATGATCGCCGTTGCGATATTCTTCACTTACGGCTTGCAATTCTACGTACCGATGGAAATCATTTGGAAAAATATCAGGCAGTACTTCGGCTCGAGAAAGATCGTAGCCGAGTATTCGCTTCGAATATTTTTGGTTGTGTTCACGGTCTCGGTCGCTATCGCTTTGCCGTCCCTCGGTCCGTTCATCTCGTTGGTAGGCGCGGTTTGTCTATCGACTCTCGGCATGATGTTCCCGTCGGTCATCGAACTGGTAACGGTTTGGGAACAAGACAACGGTCTTGGAAAGTACAAGTGGAGACTTTGGAAGAATATCGCGATCATTTCGTTCGGCGTGCTCGGCTTTTTAACGGGCTCTTACGTCAGTATCAAGGAGATCATCGAGCAAAAGTGA